In Thermomicrobiales bacterium, one genomic interval encodes:
- a CDS encoding MMPL family transporter — protein sequence MATTYDQSNRKTPSNNGKPGLLRRWIDTVTAHPKRVLLVFFVLMAILIAVASSVRGHFVDSFSLPGAESQRAYDLLAERFPGASGITAQVVFQVDEGGSFQDPAVQEQIETLLAEIEQLPHVASTVSPYEAEYQISQNGNIAYATVNYDVQFDELSIPEAEKLVELTDAANNDQLRVVAGGDATSVTEQEFGNTAELVGIIAAAIILLIAFGSVVAMGLPIATALIGLTIGFMGIFIATRWLDIATFAPQFASMIGIGVGIDYALFVVTRFREGIHDGLTPREATGRALDTAGRAVIFAGSVVVISMLGLSAVGIKFVAALGVAAAIVVATAVLVAFTVLPALLTLVGTRIDKWSVRRPGSKNRAPGEPFGRKISRRIQAKPWLYAILSAGFLILLALPVLKMDLGFPDASANPSDFHTRQAYDLLTEGFGEGFNNPLLLVLDDKDGVQQETIDSVTSAVAQVPGVVQVAQPFTNEAGDTTVITVIPTGNANSDEVLDLVHELRDTTLPAAVDGSGTTAYVGGGTASFLDFSEKMVERTPWVFVVIIGLSFILLTIVFRSPVIALKAAIMNILSIAAAFGVIVAVFQLGWGHQLFGIEESQPIAVFLPIFLFAILFGLSMDYEVFLLSRIREFWAHGRNTSDAVADGLSVTARVITAAAAIMICVFLAFVMNPVPVVKQMGFGLAVAILIDATVVRLVLVPSTMELLGDRNWWFPSWLDRITPHVNIEGKTEPAPHEFDPLPGSAD from the coding sequence GTGGCAACGACATACGATCAATCGAACCGAAAAACACCGTCCAACAACGGCAAACCGGGGCTGTTGCGTCGCTGGATCGATACGGTCACCGCTCATCCAAAACGGGTGTTGCTGGTCTTCTTCGTGTTGATGGCCATTCTCATCGCAGTGGCATCCAGCGTGCGTGGCCATTTCGTCGATTCGTTCAGCCTGCCGGGCGCGGAATCGCAACGCGCCTACGACCTGCTCGCCGAGCGGTTTCCGGGAGCGTCGGGCATCACCGCCCAGGTGGTCTTCCAGGTCGACGAAGGCGGGAGCTTCCAGGATCCAGCGGTGCAGGAGCAAATCGAGACCCTGCTCGCCGAGATCGAACAACTCCCGCACGTCGCCTCGACTGTGTCACCCTATGAAGCTGAGTATCAGATCAGCCAGAACGGCAACATCGCCTACGCAACGGTCAATTACGACGTGCAGTTCGATGAGCTGTCGATTCCCGAAGCCGAAAAGCTGGTCGAGCTCACCGACGCCGCCAACAACGATCAACTGCGCGTGGTCGCCGGTGGCGACGCGACTTCGGTCACGGAGCAAGAATTCGGAAACACGGCCGAATTGGTCGGCATCATCGCAGCCGCCATCATCCTGTTGATCGCCTTTGGTTCCGTGGTCGCCATGGGCCTGCCGATCGCCACCGCGCTGATCGGTCTGACCATCGGCTTCATGGGCATCTTCATCGCCACCCGCTGGCTCGACATCGCAACTTTCGCGCCCCAGTTCGCCTCGATGATCGGTATCGGCGTTGGTATCGACTACGCGCTCTTCGTCGTGACCCGTTTCCGCGAAGGTATCCATGATGGGCTCACCCCGCGGGAGGCTACCGGACGCGCGCTCGATACCGCGGGCCGCGCGGTCATCTTCGCCGGCTCAGTCGTCGTCATCTCGATGCTCGGTCTCTCGGCCGTCGGCATCAAGTTCGTCGCCGCGCTGGGCGTCGCCGCTGCGATTGTGGTTGCAACAGCCGTGCTCGTGGCCTTCACCGTCTTGCCCGCGTTGCTCACGCTGGTCGGAACCCGTATCGACAAGTGGTCGGTCCGTCGCCCGGGCAGCAAGAACCGAGCGCCCGGGGAGCCATTTGGCCGCAAGATCAGCCGGCGCATTCAGGCCAAGCCCTGGCTCTATGCCATCCTCTCGGCCGGCTTCTTGATCCTGCTGGCCTTGCCAGTGCTCAAGATGGATCTTGGGTTCCCCGATGCCAGCGCCAATCCGTCCGACTTCCACACCCGGCAGGCCTACGATCTGTTGACCGAAGGCTTCGGCGAAGGTTTCAACAATCCGCTGCTGCTGGTGCTGGACGATAAGGACGGGGTGCAGCAGGAGACGATCGATTCGGTTACGAGCGCCGTCGCGCAAGTTCCGGGGGTCGTCCAGGTCGCGCAGCCGTTCACGAACGAAGCGGGCGACACCACGGTCATCACCGTGATTCCGACCGGAAACGCGAACAGCGACGAAGTGCTCGATCTCGTCCACGAATTACGTGATACCACGTTGCCGGCTGCCGTCGACGGTAGCGGCACGACCGCTTATGTCGGTGGCGGAACCGCATCATTCCTCGACTTCTCGGAAAAGATGGTCGAGCGCACCCCCTGGGTCTTTGTCGTCATCATCGGATTGAGCTTCATCTTGCTCACCATCGTCTTCCGCTCACCGGTGATCGCATTGAAGGCCGCCATCATGAACATCCTCTCGATCGCGGCTGCCTTTGGCGTGATCGTGGCGGTCTTTCAGCTCGGGTGGGGTCACCAGCTTTTCGGCATCGAAGAATCCCAACCCATCGCGGTCTTCCTGCCGATCTTCCTCTTCGCCATCCTCTTTGGGTTGTCGATGGACTATGAGGTCTTCCTGCTGAGCCGCATCCGGGAGTTCTGGGCGCATGGCCGCAACACCAGCGATGCCGTCGCCGACGGGCTCTCCGTTACCGCCCGGGTGATTACCGCTGCAGCCGCCATCATGATCTGCGTCTTCCTGGCGTTCGTGATGAACCCGGTCCCCGTCGTCAAGCAGATGGGCTTCGGCCTGGCGGTCGCCATCCTGATCGACGCCACCGTCGTCCGGCTGGTGCTGGTTCCGTCCACCATGGAACTGCTGGGCGATCGCAACTGGTGGTTCCCCTCATGGCTCGACCGCATTACTCCGCATGTCAACATCGAAGGGAAGACCGAACCCGCTCCACACGAGTTCGATCCTCTTCCGGGTTCCGCTGACTGA
- a CDS encoding selenium-binding protein SBP56-related protein: MTVWRPDPTFYPSARLAMTAPPEEFAYVVRVNPNGDERPDAIVVIDTNPTSSTYGQQIGEVEMSYAGDELHHFNWNACSSMLCPNAAHPHVERRYLIVPALKSSRIYIIDTKPDPTRPRIVKTIEADELAERSGYSRGHTVHCGTDGIYVSALGAPDGDGPGGVVVLDHDSFDVLGPWELDRGDQYLHYDFWWHLGYDTMVTSEWGTPNMVETGVQPDLLLDGQYGHQLHFWNLRDRKLTQTIDLGKENQIVLELRPAHNPTKAYGFVNVVLSLKDLSSSIFMWKRNDDGTWDAKKVIEIMAEPAEEDQLPPALQPFKAVPPLVTDIALSLDDRFLYVPCWGTGELRQYDVSNPEEPKLTGSIQIGGIVRRAGHPAADGPLNGAPQMIELSRDGRRVYFTNSLYLPWDAQFYPDGVKGWMAMANVDADGGMTLDPDFFVDFGDQRPHQVRLQGGDASTDSYCFA; the protein is encoded by the coding sequence ATGACCGTATGGCGCCCTGACCCCACGTTCTATCCATCGGCCAGGTTGGCAATGACTGCCCCGCCGGAGGAGTTCGCGTATGTTGTGCGGGTCAATCCCAATGGGGACGAACGCCCCGACGCGATCGTTGTGATCGACACCAATCCAACTTCCTCGACCTACGGTCAGCAGATTGGCGAGGTCGAGATGTCCTATGCCGGGGATGAGCTGCACCATTTCAACTGGAATGCTTGCAGCTCGATGCTCTGTCCCAATGCGGCGCATCCCCATGTCGAGCGGCGCTACCTCATCGTTCCAGCGCTGAAGTCGTCCCGCATCTACATCATCGACACGAAGCCAGACCCAACGCGTCCGCGCATCGTCAAGACCATCGAAGCGGACGAGCTGGCCGAGCGGTCGGGCTATTCTCGCGGTCACACCGTCCATTGTGGGACCGATGGCATCTATGTGAGCGCGCTCGGCGCGCCCGATGGCGATGGCCCCGGTGGCGTGGTCGTCCTCGATCACGACTCGTTCGACGTGTTGGGCCCATGGGAGCTCGATCGCGGTGACCAGTATCTGCACTACGACTTCTGGTGGCATCTCGGCTATGACACCATGGTCACCAGTGAATGGGGCACTCCGAACATGGTCGAAACCGGCGTGCAGCCCGATCTGTTGCTGGATGGTCAGTATGGTCACCAGCTGCACTTCTGGAACCTGCGCGACCGAAAACTCACGCAGACAATCGATCTGGGCAAGGAAAACCAGATCGTATTGGAGTTGCGTCCAGCACACAATCCGACCAAGGCGTACGGGTTCGTCAATGTCGTTCTCAGCCTGAAGGATCTGTCGTCGTCGATCTTCATGTGGAAGCGCAACGACGACGGGACCTGGGACGCCAAGAAGGTCATCGAGATCATGGCTGAGCCGGCCGAGGAGGATCAGCTTCCGCCGGCGCTGCAACCGTTCAAGGCGGTCCCACCTCTGGTGACCGACATTGCGTTGAGCCTCGACGATCGCTTCCTCTACGTGCCGTGTTGGGGTACCGGCGAGCTACGCCAGTACGATGTCTCCAACCCGGAAGAGCCGAAGTTGACCGGCTCGATCCAGATCGGAGGCATCGTGCGCCGAGCTGGGCATCCGGCCGCGGATGGACCGCTCAATGGCGCTCCGCAGATGATCGAGCTGAGCCGCGACGGTCGCCGCGTCTACTTCACGAACTCGCTCTACCTCCCGTGGGACGCCCAGTTCTATCCGGATGGCGTCAAGGGATGGATGGCGATGGCGAACGTCGATGCCGATGGCGGAATGACGCTCGATCCCGACTTCTTCGTCGATTTCGGCGACCAGCGTCCGCATCAGGTTCGGCTCCAGGGCGGTGACGCCTCGACCGATTCCTACTGCTTCGCCTGA
- a CDS encoding LuxR C-terminal-related transcriptional regulator, with product MQLLERTPYLDDLNALLSQASHGHGRMLLLGGEAGVGKTSLVQAFVSRSASERVLVGACEPLTAPRPHGLLADMDELMQGQISALLDQSASPVEIARTVLTTLACGPTTIMVIEDAHWIDDAAVDGIRYLGRRIGSAPILMIITFRDDEIGMGHPMRRLLGDLATASAVSRMHLPPLSLAGVTQLSEGSGIDPNELFRLTNGNPFFVSEILESKVEGLPATVRDVVLARADRLSPAARQLLDAVAVIGSPAESWLASQVSQAQPESTEECIAQGLLRTQGDALAFRHELARVAVLAEISPPRQIELHRRVLAALRAAGSTDLVRLTHHAACGFDRDAVLDYGPAAARRAAALRSHREAAAQYQRVMEFAGSLEPAARAELLLAWSFEIYVLDESERAIAKCEEAIEIWRAENDQLRMGDALRWLSRLHWYAGNNLESENTLAEAVRILEALPPSPELAMAYSAQSQLSMLAWDAPEAIARGQQAIALAEQMDEQETLAHALANVGASYFLTDDVPRGVALVKRSLDIAKSRNLEEHAARAYTLLSTGRCEMYDFADSDPWLDEGIVYCSDRDIDTYTNYLNAWRGVSYLYQGQWSAAVEQENAVLRQRRLAPISKIVALAVLGRVHARTGDPAASLLLDEALELAERTGELQRLCPVRTARAESAWLDGDLERTRAEAASIYDLALESGHRWYIGQLAYWLWRAGALEEAPTNAFEPFALQIAGNWRAAAARWRELGCPHEAAWALVDSESEPELRYAYAEFVRLGATRAAAVTTQRLRAIGAERLPRGPRPTTQANPFQLTSREMEVLAMLVQGRRTNDIADALYLSPRTVGHHITAILAKLDVRSRDEAARKAVEVGIAPQSR from the coding sequence GCCCGCATGGCCTCCTTGCCGACATGGATGAGTTGATGCAGGGACAGATCAGCGCATTGCTCGACCAGTCTGCATCGCCAGTCGAAATCGCTCGCACGGTCCTGACTACGCTCGCGTGCGGCCCCACCACCATCATGGTGATCGAGGACGCGCACTGGATCGACGACGCGGCCGTCGACGGGATTCGCTATCTGGGTCGCCGGATTGGATCGGCTCCCATCCTCATGATCATCACCTTCCGCGACGATGAGATTGGCATGGGGCACCCGATGCGCCGGCTGCTTGGGGATCTCGCCACCGCTTCAGCCGTTAGCCGGATGCACTTGCCGCCACTCTCGTTGGCCGGCGTCACGCAACTCTCCGAGGGATCGGGAATCGATCCGAACGAGCTCTTTCGGCTGACCAATGGCAATCCGTTCTTTGTTTCTGAGATTCTCGAAAGCAAGGTCGAAGGATTGCCAGCCACAGTGCGGGATGTCGTTCTGGCCCGGGCAGATCGGCTGTCACCGGCTGCCAGGCAACTCCTCGATGCCGTTGCGGTCATCGGCTCACCAGCGGAGTCGTGGCTGGCGTCACAGGTAAGTCAGGCGCAACCAGAATCGACCGAGGAATGCATCGCCCAGGGATTGTTGCGTACGCAGGGGGATGCGCTTGCATTTCGCCACGAGCTTGCGCGCGTTGCCGTATTGGCAGAGATCTCCCCTCCGCGGCAGATCGAACTGCACCGGCGCGTCCTTGCCGCGTTGCGAGCCGCGGGATCGACTGACCTGGTACGCCTGACCCATCATGCGGCATGCGGATTCGATCGTGATGCGGTGCTGGACTATGGGCCTGCGGCGGCTCGCCGGGCAGCGGCGCTTCGGTCACATCGCGAGGCAGCGGCTCAGTATCAGCGTGTGATGGAGTTCGCCGGGTCATTGGAACCTGCGGCGCGGGCTGAGCTGCTCCTGGCGTGGTCGTTCGAAATCTATGTGCTGGATGAAAGTGAACGGGCGATTGCGAAATGCGAGGAAGCGATCGAAATCTGGCGTGCTGAGAATGATCAACTGCGGATGGGAGACGCGCTACGTTGGTTATCCAGGCTCCATTGGTACGCTGGGAACAATCTGGAATCCGAAAACACCCTGGCGGAAGCGGTGCGCATCCTCGAAGCGTTGCCCCCGTCGCCAGAACTCGCGATGGCATATAGCGCGCAGTCCCAGCTCAGCATGCTCGCGTGGGATGCGCCGGAAGCCATCGCCCGGGGGCAACAGGCGATCGCGCTGGCTGAGCAAATGGACGAGCAGGAAACGCTGGCACATGCGCTTGCCAACGTCGGCGCCTCCTACTTCCTCACCGACGACGTGCCGCGAGGAGTAGCGCTTGTCAAACGCAGCCTGGACATTGCCAAGAGCAGGAATCTCGAAGAGCATGCCGCCCGAGCCTACACCCTGCTTTCGACCGGCCGCTGTGAGATGTACGACTTCGCAGACTCCGATCCCTGGCTGGACGAAGGGATTGTCTACTGTTCAGATCGGGATATCGACACCTACACGAACTACCTCAACGCATGGCGTGGTGTCTCGTACCTCTATCAGGGACAGTGGTCCGCGGCGGTGGAACAGGAAAACGCCGTTCTCCGGCAGCGCAGGCTGGCGCCCATAAGCAAGATCGTGGCGCTGGCAGTTCTTGGCCGAGTACACGCGAGGACCGGCGATCCTGCAGCGTCACTTCTCCTCGATGAAGCACTGGAACTGGCCGAGCGAACGGGAGAGTTGCAACGGCTCTGCCCGGTTCGCACAGCTCGAGCCGAATCCGCTTGGCTCGACGGCGACCTGGAGCGCACACGGGCTGAAGCCGCTTCGATCTACGATCTGGCTCTCGAAAGCGGGCATCGTTGGTATATCGGCCAGCTTGCCTATTGGCTCTGGCGAGCGGGTGCGCTGGAGGAAGCACCGACGAATGCGTTCGAGCCATTTGCGCTGCAGATCGCAGGGAATTGGCGGGCCGCCGCCGCCAGGTGGCGAGAACTTGGGTGTCCACACGAGGCTGCCTGGGCACTGGTCGACAGCGAATCCGAACCCGAGCTGCGCTACGCGTATGCGGAGTTCGTGCGGCTCGGCGCAACGCGCGCCGCGGCCGTCACCACCCAACGGTTGCGCGCAATTGGCGCCGAGCGACTCCCGCGGGGGCCGCGCCCGACCACGCAAGCCAACCCCTTCCAGTTGACGAGTCGCGAGATGGAGGTGCTGGCCATGCTCGTGCAGGGCCGGCGCACCAATGACATCGCGGATGCGCTCTATCTCTCGCCGCGCACTGTCGGCCACCACATCACCGCCATCCTGGCAAAGCTCGACGTCCGCTCACGAGACGAAGCTGCCCGGAAGGCCGTGGAAGTCGGCATCGCTCCCCAATCTAGGTAG